The Verrucomicrobiota bacterium genome segment TGGTGCGAGCGCAACGGCAGCCTGTCCCAAGCCGAGCGGGACGAAGTTCGTCGCGACTGGCAGGACGCTGAACGCGATCGCCTTCGCGTCGAAAAGGAACGGCGGGATAAAGCGCGCAAGACCGCCGGCTGGCTTTTCAAACGAGCTAATCCGGTGAGGGCGCACGCTTACCTTTCGGCTAAAGGCGTGAAGGCATTCGGCGGCATGCGCGAATATCGCGGCGCGTTAGTCTTGCCGCTCCGCGACATCAACGGCGAGCTTCACTCTGTCCAATTCATCGCCGCCGACGGCCTGAAAAAGTTTTTGAGCGGCGGACGCATTGCTGGATGTTTTTTTGGGCTGGCCGACAAACCAGACGGCCCGCTTGTGCTCTGTGAAGGTTACGCGACCGGCGCGAGTATCCACGAAGCGACCGACCGTGCGACCGTCTGCGCGATGCACTGCGGAAACCTTATGGCAGTGGCAAGAGCGTTGCGGCAAAAATTCCCGTCGCGGGAAATCGTCGTCGCCGCTGACAACGACGCATGGAAGGACGGCAATCCCGGATTGAGTAAGGCGCGTGAGGCGGCGCTTGCTATCGGGGCAAAGCTCGCTGTGCCTCAGTTCACCTACGTCACCAGCAGACCAACCGATTTTAACAGCCCACTTGAATAGCGGTGACACTGCAGCGAATGACTCCATCGCTCGTCCGATAGATGAAATTCCCAGTGCAGAGTGCCCAACGGGTATCTGGATTGCTCGGCGAGGTAAACGACGTTCCCGCTCGATGACGATACCACAATAGACGATCCGGAGAATGCAGGTACACAGAAGCGCATCAATAAAGCTACATAGCGATAATTAAAGAAATGGCTCCAATAGGCCTTGGATTTTTTCCGGGTGCCGCTGGATATCCTTCAAAGTGGTGAACAGACTGGCACACAACTCGGCAGGGGTGGCGAAGTAACGATTGTGCGTTCCTTCCTTGCGAGTGTAGTGCCAGAGCCGTTTTTGGGCA includes the following:
- a CDS encoding toprim domain-containing protein, with the protein product MRGPPREEATMSPLDSLRTMMYRAGLDYTGPLVADGRLHRVKVEGDKSPDSWYVLHAGPPAAGAFGCWKRGFKEVWCERNGSLSQAERDEVRRDWQDAERDRLRVEKERRDKARKTAGWLFKRANPVRAHAYLSAKGVKAFGGMREYRGALVLPLRDINGELHSVQFIAADGLKKFLSGGRIAGCFFGLADKPDGPLVLCEGYATGASIHEATDRATVCAMHCGNLMAVARALRQKFPSREIVVAADNDAWKDGNPGLSKAREAALAIGAKLAVPQFTYVTSRPTDFNSPLE